The Clostridia bacterium DNA segment CCTTGTCTAGGTTCACATTATCTGGCCAACTGTTTACGGGAGCCAAACGCTGATTCCCAGTTGATGCCCCACCTCTACCATCGCCTGTGCGATATGTTCCTGCACTGTGCCAAGCCATTCTAATGAAGAGGGGACCATAATGTCCATAGTCGGCTGGCCACCAGTCCTGTGAATCTGTCATCAGAGCATATAGATCTTTTTTAAGGGCCACAAAGTCCAAGTTCTTAAATTCTTCAGCATACTTAAAATCTTCACCTAGTGGATTACTCTTGTTCGTATTTTGATGTAGAATCTTAAGGTTCAGTTGATTTGGCCACCAATCTTGATTGGTGGTCCCACCACTCGTACCCGTTTTACGCGTTTTTCCTGTTACTGGGCATCTAATTTCTTCACTCATAAAAACCTCCGTTTAAATAACACCGCCTACACTAAAAACAAATATACACCTGTGCTCTTCAATCAATTGTCTTTACATTGTATGAACTATCTAAGTCTGGAATAAAAAGATATGGGTTATTATGAATTGGTGATTTGTGATGGCCTTATGAAGTATCGAATAAATGAGTAGTCAGGATGTCAGTGGCTAGGATGAGATTTCCACCTATTCGGTGTTTTGTCTATATTATTTTTAAAGGTCCGCGTATATCATCGCTTACCTCTTTTAGCAGGTAGAATAAGCGCCTGCGCGGGCGCTTATTTTTATCATTCTTTATTCAATTACCGTACCAGATTTTACATTTTGAATATCTACTTTTAACGTTTCGATTTCTTTTATACTCTGATCAATTTCACTATAAATCTTATCCATTTCCGAAATCGGCAACTCTTGGCCTTCCACGTGAGCAGCATATGTCAGCTCCCCAATTTTCATCTTTGAATCCCCTATTAGGTCTTCCAAATTAGAAATTTTCTTCTTCAGCTTGCCAACCTCTACCATTTCTTGCGATTTCGATGCAGCAGCACTTGCAGCACCTTTTGCTTTTTCTCCTACACTTTTAAAAATGCCCATGATTGTCCCTCCTAAAATGAGTAATCCGTAGCAATTTGTAACTGGCTCTATGAACATTATAACACCTTAAAATCCAATACACGAACGAGAGCGTGGTCCTGTCTAAACGCCAAATACAATTTTAGTTACCCGACAAATTCAACAACTAGGACATACTCTTTACTTCTTCAATAAGTTTTTGAACATTGGTTTGAAGCTCAGGATACTTAAAGGGCAGTCTTTCAAGAGTATTTACTATTACACTGAGAATCAAATAATCCCTAAACCATCTATGATTTGCAGGTACAACATACCAGGGAGCATACTCCGTAGCACAATGTGCAAGCATATCCGAATAGCACTGTTGGTAACGATCCCAATGCTTTCTCTCCTCTAGGTCAGATTCCGAGAACTTCCAATTCTTATCCTTTTCTTCCAATCTTTCTTGAAGCTTCTCTCGTTGAAACTCAGGAGATATATGCAAAAAGAATTTAAGCACTATGGTATCGTTGCTGGTAAGATACCTTTCAAAACTACGTATTTCTTCGAACCTCTTATACGCTGTCTCATCGTCAATCGTTCCATGCACTCTAGTCACCAATACATCTTCATAGTAGGATCTATTAAAGATGACGATATCACCTAGTTTCGGCGTTTTCTGATGTACTCGCCATAAGT contains these protein-coding regions:
- a CDS encoding polyphosphate kinase 2 family protein translates to MIEKFTINRFDRNISTSDFKAAETLGLSKKEVKKEYRILKDKFSELQEVLFASKKYALLIVLQGIDCSGKDGTVKKVLSGINPNGFRVASFKEPTPLELGHDYLWRVHQKTPKLGDIVIFNRSYYEDVLVTRVHGTIDDETAYKRFEEIRSFERYLTSNDTIVLKFFLHISPEFQREKLQERLEEKDKNWKFSESDLEERKHWDRYQQCYSDMLAHCATEYAPWYVVPANHRWFRDYLILSVIVNTLERLPFKYPELQTNVQKLIEEVKSMS